From Vitis vinifera cultivar Pinot Noir 40024 chromosome 5, ASM3070453v1, the proteins below share one genomic window:
- the X34.1 gene encoding alpha-1,6-xylosyltransferase (The RefSeq protein has 8 substitutions compared to this genomic sequence), translating into MLDWCFGARRVRQMQRAFRHGKITLMCLLMTVVVLRGTIGAGKFGTPGQDFNEIREHFHNRKRVEPHRVLEEAEVSTESSESNNYATFDISKLTVDEGEDEKPDPNRPYSLGPKISDWDEQRAEWLRKNPNFPNFIGPNKPRVLLVTGSSPKPCENPGGDHYLLKAIKNKIDYCRLHGVEIFYNMALLDAEMAGFWAKLPLIRKLLLSHPEIEFLWWMDSDAMFTDMAFEVPWERYKDHNFVMHGWNEMVYDQKNWIGLNTGSFLLRNCQWALDILDAWAPMGPKGKIRTEAGKILTRELKDRPVFEADDQSAMVYLLATQRDNWGDKVYLESAYYLHGYWGILVDRYEEMIENHHPGLGDHRWPLVTHFVGCKPCGKFGDYPVERCLKQMDRAFNFGDNQILQIYGFTHKSLASRRVKRTRNDPSNPLEVKDDLGLLHPAFKAVKVLFS; encoded by the coding sequence ATGCTGGATTGGTGCTTTGGAGCTCGCCGAGTTCGGCAGATGCAGAGGGCGTTCCGTCACGGCAAGATCACACTGATGTGCCTGCTAATGACCGTCGTCGTTCTACGTGGCACCATCGGAGCTGGAAAGTTCGGTACTCCTGAGCAGGACTTCAACGAGATCCGTGAACACTTTCACAATCGGAAGCGAGTCGAGCCTCACCGAGTCCTCGAGGAAGCTGAGGTCAGTACCGAGTCGAGTGAGAGTAATAACTACGCCACATTTGATATATCAAAGCTAACCGTCGACGAAGGGGAGGACGAAAAACCGGATCCGAACAAGCCGTACAGTCTAGGCCCGAAAATCTCCGATTGGGACGAGCAACGAGCTGAGTGGCTTAGAAAAAACCCCAACTTTCCCAATTTTATTGGACCCAACAAGCCTAGAGTTCTTTTGGTTACTGGGTCTTCACCCAAGCCTTGTGAAAACCCGGTTGGGGATCATTACTTGTTGAAAGCAATCAAGAACAAAATCGATTATTGTCGACTTCATGGAATAGAAATCTTTTACAATATGGCACTTTTGGATGCCGAAATGGCTGGGTTTTGGGCGAAGCTTCCTTTGATTAGGAAGCTTTTGCTGTCTCATCCGGAAATTGAGTTTTTGTGGTGGATGGATAGTGATGCAATGTTCACAGATATGGCCTTTGAGGTCCCCTGGGAGCGGTATAAAGATCACAATTTTGTTATGCATGGGTGGAATGAGATGGTGTATGATCAGAAGAACTGGATTGGATTGAATACTGGGAGTTTTTTGCTTAGGAATTGTCAATGGGCATTGGACATTTTGGATGCGTGGGCTCCGATGGGTCCAAAGGGGAAAATTCGGACTGAGGCAGGGAAAATACTCACGAGGGAGCTCAAGGATAGGCCCGTGTTTGAAGCCGATGATCAGTCTGCCATGGTGTATTTATTGGCTACTCAGAGAGATAACTGGGGCGATAAAGTGTACCTAGAAAGTGCATATTATTTGCATGGCTACTGGGGGATTTTGGTTGATAGGTATGAGGAAATGATTAAGAATCATCATCCAGGTCTTGGTGATCATCGGTGGCCGCTTGTAACACATTTCGTGGGGTGTAAGCCTTGTGGGAAGTTTGGGGATTATCCAGTGGAGAGATGCTTGAAGCAGATGGATCGGGCATTCAATTTTGGGGATAATCAGATACTGCAGATTTATGGGTTTACTCATAAGTCACTTGCTAGTCGGAGAGTGAAGAGGACACGAAATGACACGAGCAATCCTCTTGAAGTCAAGGATGATCTTGGGTTGCTTCATCCTGCTTTTAAAGCTGTCAAGGTATCGTCTTCTTGA